The following are from one region of the Hymenobacter radiodurans genome:
- a CDS encoding DUF5606 family protein, whose protein sequence is MPYDLKEIAAISGMPGLYRLVRPTRNGVIVESLDEKAARSVASARNKVSLLQEISIYTQDYDQTVPLTEVFDRIYQQHGTSLSVTNKADDRDLTSFMESIIPDYDRQRVYMSDIKKLVSWYHAVSSRLDYQAPAAEEAASTEEADKPAKKAPQAKSKEADKAGTQQETAAADEALSTAGIIPAEGESDEPTNPEAGDETKAAKKSKKKAE, encoded by the coding sequence ATGCCCTACGACCTGAAGGAAATCGCCGCCATAAGCGGAATGCCGGGTCTTTACCGCTTGGTGCGCCCAACCCGCAACGGCGTTATTGTAGAGTCGCTCGACGAGAAGGCGGCCCGCTCGGTAGCCTCAGCCCGCAACAAGGTTTCGCTCCTGCAGGAGATCTCCATTTATACCCAGGATTACGACCAGACGGTGCCTCTGACGGAAGTATTCGATCGGATTTATCAGCAGCACGGCACTAGCCTGTCTGTCACGAATAAAGCTGATGACCGCGACCTGACGTCCTTTATGGAAAGCATCATTCCAGACTATGATCGTCAGCGAGTGTATATGTCTGACATTAAAAAGCTGGTATCGTGGTATCATGCCGTAAGCAGCCGCCTCGACTACCAAGCGCCGGCCGCAGAGGAAGCTGCCAGCACTGAGGAAGCAGATAAGCCCGCCAAAAAAGCCCCCCAAGCCAAGTCGAAAGAGGCGGATAAGGCTGGCACGCAGCAGGAAACCGCAGCAGCAGATGAGGCGCTGAGCACGGCTGGTATAATCCCCGCCGAAGGCGAATCGGATGAGCCTACAAACCCCGAAGCGGGCGATGAGACCAAAGCAGCTAAGAAGAGCAAGAAGAAAGCTGAGTAA
- the fbp gene encoding class 1 fructose-bisphosphatase, producing MDHNKLALPVGATLDRFIMRKQEDFPYATGELSQLLRDIALAAKIVNREINRSGLIDIAGAYGNRNVQGEDQQKLDVIANIRFIRALRNGGEVCTIVSEEDDEMIQTGNTQGKYVVAIDPLDGSSNIDVNVSIGTIFSIYRRISPTGTDGTEQDCLQPGTHQVAAGYVIYGSSTMLVYTTGNGVNGFTYEPSLGEFFLSHPNIISPKTGTIYSINEGSSDSFSPGVAAFVAHCKENSFSARYIGSLVADFHRNLLKGGIYIYPATKKAPQGKLRLLYECNTLAFIVEQAGGKASNGRQRTMEIEPSNLHERCPLFIGSTELVEKAEELLAKEQAAADVAVS from the coding sequence ATGGATCATAATAAACTCGCTCTTCCGGTCGGCGCCACCCTCGACCGTTTCATTATGCGCAAGCAGGAGGACTTTCCCTACGCTACGGGGGAGCTTTCTCAACTGCTGCGTGACATTGCTTTAGCGGCCAAAATCGTGAACCGCGAAATCAATCGTTCCGGCCTCATTGATATCGCCGGGGCTTATGGCAACCGTAATGTGCAGGGCGAAGATCAGCAGAAGCTGGACGTGATTGCTAATATCCGCTTTATCCGGGCCTTGCGCAATGGCGGCGAGGTGTGCACCATCGTGTCGGAAGAAGACGATGAGATGATCCAAACGGGCAACACCCAGGGTAAGTACGTCGTGGCAATCGACCCGCTGGATGGCTCTTCCAATATTGACGTAAACGTTTCTATCGGGACTATTTTCAGTATTTACCGGCGCATATCGCCCACCGGCACCGATGGCACAGAGCAGGATTGTCTGCAGCCTGGCACCCACCAGGTAGCGGCTGGCTACGTTATTTATGGCTCCAGCACCATGCTCGTGTACACTACGGGCAATGGTGTAAATGGCTTTACGTATGAGCCCTCGCTGGGTGAGTTTTTCCTTTCACATCCCAATATTATTTCGCCTAAAACGGGCACGATCTACTCGATCAATGAAGGTAGCTCTGACTCGTTTTCGCCGGGCGTAGCGGCTTTCGTCGCTCACTGTAAAGAGAACAGCTTTTCGGCTCGCTATATCGGGTCCTTGGTTGCGGACTTCCATCGCAACCTGCTCAAAGGTGGTATCTATATTTATCCAGCAACCAAAAAAGCCCCCCAAGGCAAATTACGCCTGCTGTATGAGTGCAATACGTTGGCTTTCATTGTAGAGCAGGCTGGCGGCAAAGCCAGCAATGGCCGCCAACGGACGATGGAAATTGAGCCAAGCAATCTGCACGAGCGCTGCCCTTTATTTATTGGCTCCACTGAATTAGTAGAAAAAGCTGAGGAGCTATTGGCCAAAGAGCAAGCGGCCGCCGATGTCGCAGTCAGTTAA